The nucleotide sequence ctaatgggcgagagagggataggtctgaagtctctggtggaaagagtgaacgggtgctaagaGCTTGGTTGTCGCTCAACtgtgtgcttgtgttgtgttctggtcggttcgaggttcgatgggttCATGATGGTTTGATCGGACCTAGCCTCAATCGATCGATTCAAGTTTTTTCCATGgaatgccctgctttcccttttatagaccaagggaaagcacgggttacaatggaggaaaagagaagaagcgAGAGGGAGAGCATGGCCTTCAGGATCActaggtccttctccttcatgcaggtttcgccgaccctgtagatgtcaacagggacagctccatgtcgtggccccgTCTGCCATAGGTGCCACATGCAGGTATCGTCTGCCGATCATGGTGTTCCATTCTATCGCAGTGGACATCCTAGTGAGCTGATGCACCTACCAGTGTTCATACAGgggttaggtagaacaacacTGGTACACcaaacgctgttcttgatgtgaacccttcGGTATGGCCCCCccgtggccacgggttacatcggggcatgccgGTCTCATCCCTGGTGTCAAAGCTTTGACCCAAGCCCATATgcttagacctagagtggttggtggcggcaTGGGTCTCtatcgggtgagatggagtctGTGGCTTTGGGGTCAGATGAGgtggagtcctcccctagaggccaggcgaggcagagcacaaacccaagggtcgggcaaggcggagccctcaCCCAGAGGCTGGACAAGGCAAAGCGCAAACctaagggtcgggtgaggtggagcgcaaacccaagagtcgagcgaggcggagcgcaaacccaagggttgagcgaggtggagcccatggccttggggtcgggcgaggcggagccctcccccagaggccgggcgagacagagcacaaacccaagggtcgagctaGGTGGAGCCCacagccttggggtcaggcgaggcgatgCCCTTCCCTAGAGGCTCCCCAGAGGTCggtcgaggcagagcccacgtgcctaggggttggttggagccgtagtcatgctcttgactgttcggatgaattaatgttgatgaccattagcccctcctcttcgggtaccctagtattggtccctgatagtagcccccgagtgagaccttaTCCCTTGCACTTgtaggggtcaggtgtcactaaagatcgaggagaggataacgAAACTAGTCTTAGTTTTCAcgtgtaccccctccctaggatctgagccagcGTTCTACGACCGTGCATTCAGTCTtcttatgagtccaacttttcTTGAGCCCCCATATGTAGCGGGGGTCTGGTTgagggtcagctcgtctttgtgatcgttacCCCGTCtgcggtttccacaaccggaggtgCTAAGctgacgtcacttgcctcgatggcttgagtgacgtgctcggtgatcTCGCTAAcaagcatgttcgagtggaatccgggtccattgttcatgatgaggtcggcatagccctcatgtggcattccactgctccttaacccgcctcccaacAGATGCCCATGTCGCTCCGAAGAgtgacttaggtggcccgctggcctcccctcgatggagattttgtgggatcggctcgtggttaggatcgaatgagaaggttgagatgaccctattcgctTCTAAGCGGGTTGAgcgaaggccgctagggctcatctgtgttttctcccctggctctgttcgatgcgaggtggccttgagcccttcacaggctggccttcgaaccccggtcggttggATTCCTGAGTTAGGGTTGGGTGGCTCGAGCCCCTAAGCCCTATTGGGGTCAGTAAGGGTCAGCCAAATTTCATGCGTCACCCTGTCTGTGGTTTTCATAACctaaggggctgagctaacgacactttcctcgatggctcaagtgtcatgctcggcgagctcgctaaATGGCATGtccgagtgaaatctgggtccatcattcgctgatggggtcggcatagtcctcatgtggcattccactgctccttaacccgcctctcggtagatgcccgagtcattccaaagaccgactcaggtggcccactggcctttcctcgatggagattctgtgggcttggcttgaggttaggatcgaacaagaaaggtcaagatgtccctgtctgcATCTGAGCAGGGTCAAGCAAGGGCctctggggctcatctacatttttctcccctggctctgtttgatgcgaggcggcctcgagcccttcgcgggccagcctttgaacctcggtcggtcgccgctcatatcgaatgagacgaccaCCACTTTGtgacgcgacgcgaagcgttgtaatgcaataattgcatatgcgatgcttggatgtatgggatgaatataTGGAttaatgtatgaatgaatgtatgaatgaatgtatgtatgaatgcatgcatgagaatggatgaatgaatgatcatgtagTGGAAAAGAAAAGTGAGGgatggtaaagttaccttgatggctcgagtgatgggttcgaggagctcttaccggatatgtccatgtggggtccAGATCCATCATTCATGGCAGAGTTGGCACAACCTGTAtgtggcatcccactgctccttacccgtctctcggtagcggcccgagccgtccgatcgacttcgGCGACCTGCTAGTCTCTTCTCGATGGAGATTttataggtgggcccctccaaacccttcctaggaaggcagagactaaagctcagggtgcggggacaaaaactctaatcacgctggtgagcaaaaatgccatagctattagggcgtaggtttcttgcagcccgaccagttttactcagagtttgtttcagcacaccttgcttctaggtcatagcgtgagaaaggggtcaggcattgagaatgtctaccgaatatacactcttgccagcccctgagtgaggcctgaccccctacCGCTGCTAGGGTTGagggctcgatagcgaaattaataAGAGAGAACATGCGTAAATTAGGGGTGACCCGTCTCTCGGCAGCAGCCCAAACCatctgatcgacttgggtgacccactggcataggacttacctcgatggtAGGAGTGACGAGTTCAGGGAGCTTTTACCGGATATGTTCAAGTGGAATACGGGTCCGTTGTTCATGATAGAGTCGGTATAATCCGCATAgggcattctactgctccttacccatctctcagcagcgaccaagccgtccgatcgacttatGTGACCCGCTGACATAGGGCtttcctatggagatagaggatgagatcatcccccaagaaTTTAATTAGGTAGATGAGCCATGCAACGAACTTTGTAATAAGTGgataagctcttaaatttcattatggcctaacagatttttagcccttctccccttttcgtataaaaaggttagtgcgttcTGACCCCTTCCATCGTTAAGGCCGTAAAGCCCGtagtgcgggtgaacaaactctgatcacgctggtgagcaaaaacaccattgccaccgaggcgtaggtttcttgcggtccgaccagttttactcagcgtttgtttccgcaacccttgcttctaggtgttaacgtgagaaagggccaggcataaagaatgtctataggatagatatgctcttagtAGCCCTCGAGTAAGGCCCGACCCCTACCGTTACTGGGGtaaggtgtcactaaagattgaggagtcGATAGTGAAAccaataagagaaagcgtgcgtagattaagggtaaaagcgatgtagctattcgatgttccacgtgttgacgaagacttcaccgtcgatggtcttgagcttataggtgcctagtcAGAGAACCTCAGCGATGACGTATAGTCCCTCCCACAGTAGAGAGAGCTTAtggcagttcttgttgctctagacaaggcagagcaccaggtcccTGACATTGAAGGCCTAACCCCACACTCAATGGTTGTGGTATCGGCGTAACGcttactggtacttggccgagcagaggagggaaacatcacgtgcttcatctagctagtccatggcatcctcaagggatgcctcggctccctatttgtCATATGCCCTGTCCCTTGGCACTCCATAATCgtggtcggtcgggaggatagcctcggaaccatagaccatgaagaatggtgtgtagccgatggcccggctgggggtcgtccttaggctctagagcaccgtgggaagctctATGATCCATCatctaccaaacttgttcaactagttgaagatcctaggcttgaggccttgtaggaccgtGTCGTTCGCGCGCTTGACCTGTCCAttcatgcgggggtgcgccatGACAGTCCAATCTATGcgaatgtggtattcatcgcagaatcggaggaactttttctcagtgaactgcgtgccattgtccatgataatggagtttaggactctaaagcgatggacgatgtcaaggaagaacagcacggcttgctcagacttgatcatggAAATTGGTCGAGCccctatccactttgtaaacttgtctatggtaacaagcaagtgcgtatagcccccgggtgccctcttgagaggtccaaccagatcgagcccccagatcgcaaacggccacatgatggggatcatttggagtgcttgggccatcagatgggtctaccgagcatagtattgacacccttcacaggtgcacACAATCTGTTTAGCATTGTCTACTaaggtcggccagtagaagccttgtcggaacacGCTTCCAATCAGTgtcctaggcatggcatggtgcccatagaccccaccgttgatatcactcagcaactgatTCCCtcattcgatggggatgcagcgctgcaggatcccatgtgtggcttcacctgtagagctcgccctcaataaggacaaaggacttggcacgacacaTGAGCCATCGAGCCTGCATTTTTTTGTTGGCAGcgcctcacagaggaggtagtcgaggtaaggcatcctccaatcagctagagggtcaggctctatcgctagatcctcatcaagctccatgacttcaaggTCAGATGGAGCCGCtggctggttagcccccgagcctagggcaGGCGGCATGTCATCGGTCTATTCTGGCTCCTCATAACGGatcgagggcttgtactgattgcTGGCGAATATGCCTATCGGCATCGGCTCTCGGTCGGACGCCGTTTTTGTTAGTGCATCAGCCACCTCGTTGAgacacctcgggatgtgattgagctcgagaccgtcaaacttgtcctctagctagcagacttcttggcaatatgcatccatcttagcgttgtggtagcttgattccttcatgacttggtcgatgaccagctgggagtcaccctggACATCAAGCCGTCGGATACCccactcgatggcaatgcgtaggccattgatgagtgccgcatacttggccacattgttggaggaggggaaatggatgacaaccatgtacctcatgcgtaccccgaggaGTGAAACAAAGACCAGTCCCGcgccggtgcctttcttcatcggtgatccatcgaagtacatcgtctagtactcttggtctacgactgctggcggcatttggacctcggtccattctgtaatgaaatcagctaacagttgggacttgatggccgtccgaggggcatatgaaatgccttgacccattagctcgagtgcccacttcgtgattcttcctgtggcatcccggttttggatgacctcatcgAGAGGGAAGGATGCCACGACCGTCACcgaatgtgactcaaagtagtgacgcaacttcctgttagcgataaggatggcgtacaagagtttctagatttgggggtagtgagtcttagaattggacaagacctcgctaatgaagtacacaggatgctgcactttgagggcgtgtccctcttcttctcgctctaccaccagggcggcgcagaccacttgtgtggtggccgcaataTAGAGTAGGGCGGTGCTCTACCACTAGGGCAGCTCTTGACAaaggatcggggccttcgtcaggagctgcttgaccttatcAAGTGCCTCCTTGGCCTcaggcgtccattcaaaatggacggccttcttcagaagccgataaagggggagacctcattcgctgagGCGTGAGATAAAGCAGCTGAGTGCGGCGACGCACCTAGTcactcattgtaccccctttatgttctaaattaggcccatcctcatgatggccgagatcttctctgagttggcttcgatgccatgcttaaAGACGAAAAAAccctagcagcataccccttgggaccctaaaAACGCACTTCTCGGTATTGAGTTTGATGCCGCTTGCTTGaagtttcatgaaggtctgctctaggttggctatgactggtcagcccatttggatttgaccatgatgtcatccacgtaggcctcaacggtccacccgatgagatCCCAAAACACTTGGAGCATgcagcgttggtatgtagcccccgcATTTTTAGATCGAACGGCATTGtaacgtagcagaatgatccaaatggggtgatgaaagatgtcacgagctggtcagactctttcattgtgatttgatggtacccggagtacgcatcaaggaagtaaagggtttcgcaccctgaggtcgagtcgactacttggtctatgcgtggcaaaggaaacggatcctttggacatgctttgtagagacccgtgtagtcaatacacattctccatttgccactattttttcgtacaagaatgggattggctaaccactcagggtggtatacttccttgatgaacccaaccACAAAAAGCTTCATaatctcctcgctgatggccctaCATTTCTCCTTGTTGAAGtgacgtaggcgctgcttcactggcttggagcttggcctgatcttcaaggcatgcttgatgacttctcttagaatgcctggcatgtccgggGGTCTCCATGAAAATATGTCTCTATTGGCGTGAAGGAAGCTGGCGAGCACGCTTTTCTATTcgaaggaaagcatggtgccaatgcgcaccactttgcccttggggtcgctggggtctatgaggacctccttggtgccctctataggctcaaaagacttGGTAAtccgcttggggtcgggtgcttcttcagcgacctcctccctgatggccgtAAGCTCTTTGAAGGAGACAATTGTCGCGGCATGTTCGAAGCACTcaacctcacactcgtaggcgcgctggaaggaggtgccaatggtgatgaccccgtatGGACCTGACATCTTCAACTTTGGATAGTTGTAGTTGGGGACgtccatgaacttcgtgtagcatggacaTTCTAGGATGGCGTGATAAGttccgtggaacccaaccaccttgaaggtaagggtctccgtcctataattggtcggATCCCCGAAGGTGATAGGCAGATCAATCTATCCAAGTGGCATGGTATGCTTTCCTGCACGACGCTATGGAAAGACACCCCGGTCGGTCGGATACgcactcggtcgatgcccatggcatcgagcgtttcagcatacatgatgttgaggccactgcctccatccatcagcaccttggtgagccgcttcatgtcgatgatcgggtcgaccacgagcggatatcttctTGGCTATGGGATGCTTTTTGGGTGGTCggttcgatcaaaggttatggcggactccgaccattggaggaaggtaggcgcggccggctcggccgtatagacctcgcggcgcacAAGCTTCTGGCAGCACTTAGAGTCATAGGCTGCtgaccctctgaagatcatgaggcagccatccagtgttaaaaagccatcgtccttccccttggtgtcatttatagttggcttgggctccttcctatgctcccctttgttggagcctccgaacaagaaccgcttcatgaggatgcaatccttgtataggtgcttgacgcggaaagcatggttcgggcatgacgCTTCGAGTAGCTTCTAAGAGTGGTCCAGGGTACCATcggtgggcttctgacccccttGCGATTGGTGATGGCCACGATCGAGCCCTCACGCCGCTGCtattgggacggttggaggcgccttcgccggtgtcctcgtcccactttgccttgcctttgaggcggtcaaaAATTGCCCTGACCGCTtcctcgcctgaggcatggctagtggtgatgtcgaggagctccttggtggttcacgggcccttacatcccagcttgtaaactagggactcataggtggtcccaaatagaaaagctcctatgacatcgaTGTCGGTGAagttgggcagctcgttgcactaccgggagaagcgccagatgtacccacaaagagtttccctagacttctatcagtagtttttgagatcccatgggcgCGTATGTGCCcgagaagtttcccacgaagatctcttttaggttcaCCTAACTTTGGATtaggttgggcggaaggtgtctAACCACGTTCATGccaaatcggccaggaacaatggaaggttgcggataatgaaatcatcactatCCACTCCACCGTCTTGGTAAGCTAGCTGATAATCCTCAAGCCAAAGTTCAGGGTTTGTTTCCTCGAAGTATTTCGAGATGTTGGTTGGCGGtcggtaccacggtgggaagacggtgttgaggatgtgtcgtccaaaggcctgaggccctggcAAGTTGgagctcaggcttcggtcctcgccgctatcgTAGCATCTACCAcaacgagggtggtagccacggctagcctcctccctcgcatCACCATGGGTACACCTACGGGCATTGAGGGTGTCACACGCgtcacggtggaggccgagacgtTCATGCACGAAGACAGCGAGCTCTTGGCCTAGTGGACTGACACATCCTTGTCGGGTCGCtttgagggcgtgcgctggctggcatcgagctcgtgttgtcgagacagcgagctcttggcctgctgcgccgccgcacgctcgagtagtttgtgaatctcgcgatgggcccgacgatccttagGTGTCGCTGGCTCCGGGAGCCCCCAGAGTAAGGCCGTtgtggcagcgatgttctggcttgccctgGTGAAGTATGGGAGGGCTTCGTCGTCcttgatgatcctttggttcacgtcatgggccatggcacacgcacgcccaccgtctccatggtgctcgatctctcgctcgagcttcacacgttcctgcttgagctagagtcatgcttctttgagctcttggtgccgCGCCCTCAGCTACTCTACCAGCAGGCGAGGTAGGGCCCTACGTCTCCCTCGACCTTATTGTCGAGGTCATCTGCTGGGGTAGctcctccctcgtggatgcttttgatgtatccCTTGGGGGCACCTATCATGAAACATTcacgcgaggggtgatggctccccctgttgGAGTCAAAGTCGGAGGGTGACTCTGATTCTCtcacgaggaggtcgtggaaagattccatgatatattcggtcatccccaagAACTCGTCGTTCATAGAGGATGAGGgcgtgcgttgcgccacaaggtagCCAACAGTCTCTGTGGTGTTGCGCAGACCAAATAGGAGCGCTGTCGGGgcactctggatgaggtattccggggagagCGGCTTTCCTCTGGCAAGTTATGTTATGACGTtggtgaatgagaaggtgaggcatCCTAGGTTCTCccaggacggtcggggtcctaggaaggcgccgagctggcgctctagcctcccgtaatcgaagccgaggagctggtcgctctcgGGGACGCGGTCCTCTGGTGCATGCAgccgtagctcctcaagcgcctcgacgaTCATGTCGAGGCTGgtagagtggagaggttggacagcgATGGGAGCCTGCACCACCTCTCCCCctgtcgtgacgatgaagtctaggttcctaaAGTGCCCAGGACCTAGCTaacgccatgactagccatccgaggcctaatgtggacgtcgagacgtgCAAAaatccccctacctggcgcgcaaactgtcggtgtttttggaccaccaacgagtaaatttatatttacgcgtttggctcggatggtgtgctcggaggacacaagggtttatactggtttgggcagaacgtccctacgttcagtttgctgctgctcgtgttaccagcacttggtgctgagagctcgatcgctgctcaacCATGTGcttgtgtcgtgctcttgtgtttttatcttgTGGTTCAGTCTCGCGTGGATTTGGATCCCCTttcatggggcgtcctgcttccccttttataggcgaaggaaaaGCGCAGATTAcaacggaggaaaaggagaaaaaagagagaagaagaaggcttccaggatcaccaggtccttcttctccttcatgcgggtcccgccgatcctatagatgtcaatagagACAGCTCtatgtcgcggccctgttcgtcactaacgccatgcgtaggcgtcatcCACGGTCATGGTGTTCCATTCTATCTCAGCAGACATCGTGGTGAATTGACGCGCCTATCAGCGTTTGTACAAGGGTTAGGTAGAATAGCACCAGTACGCCtgatgctgttcttgatgtgaatcctcaggtatggcccgttatggccacgggttatatcgaggcatgccagtctcttccctggtgtcagagttttgacccaggcccacatgcttggacctagagtggttgacaGCGGTATGTGTCCCTGTCGGATGAGacagaacccgcgtccttggggtcaggcgagatagagcctacacccaaggggtcgggcgagacggagcccctgACCTCGAGGTCAGGTGAGATAGAGCCCCCGACCTCAAGgtcaggcaagacagagcccatggcctcgaggtcaggcgagacggagcccatggcctcgaggtcgggcgagacagagcctgtgaCCTTGGGGTCGAACGAGGCAAAGCccacggccttagggtcgggtgagactttttaatacgtcttgccccatccagagaagacagcgtgggcactaacttccttgctttgggtatccctaatatcgatacccgacagcgTAACACAATCATCATACCATCTTCCACAACACAAACCAGAAACTTTTGTCACATCATGCACTTATTACTTCTGCAAGTACTTGTGCTGCTATGCTGCTAAGCAAAACCACTATTCTACATGAACTGGAGGCttgtggtgtaggtggagcaTGGGACTAACATCTAGCGTGTTTTGTGTTGGGGCTAGGCCTAAGCCACCCAAAGTTGCCTATATACATCGATAATGCTGTGGTCAGGACGTCCGATCGTCCCAACATTGCCTTCGCGGGCCGCGTCACTAGCCCAACAGTCCAACTAGAGTATCCCCTTGTCCACTCGTCTCTAACATTATTCTGCTGCTCCATTCTCTAAAAGGCTCTCCACCACGACCGCGCTCTGCAGCGCCGCAACCATGGAGTTCCTTCGCCGACCACCGGCCTCGCCAGCGCCCCCTAGAGTCCGTAATCCATGGTGCCCCATGTCCAGCAGCTGCCCAATTGCGCTCCCCTGGCTGGTCCACAGCTGCCCCCTGCTCGGTCCGCGCCAAGGCTGCGATGTCCCCTGGCCAGTCCAATAACAACGCGAAGCTCCATCGTCGAGCTTGAAGAAATGGCGGGCGGCTCCGCTTCGGCCGACGCCCCACGTGCCCCTTGGCCGGTCCATAGCTTCCCCCTACTCGGTCTACTCCAAGGCTACGGTGTCCCTTGGCTGGTCCGCTGAAATAGAAAGCTCCATCGTTGGGCTCAAAGTAACGGAGGGCAGCTCCGCTCCGGCCACCGCGCTCGACGGCTATCCCACCCCCCTGGTCGGTCGCACCATGCCACCGACGAGCTCTAGACCGATGAACTTCACACGCCAACGAAACTCCATTTCTCCCAAGCAGAAAAGAGATGTTGCgctaaaagcgcatgttgcaagcgtacatTTTaaatgttttagatgtatgttgtaagtgtttaatatagatattgcaaaagtagatcaggatgttgcatttgttgcaatggtttgtagacatatgttgcaagcgtctgttcctaatgtttcatatgtttttcacacgtatgttgtaagtgtgtttatctggatgttgcatatgtttcacacatatgttgcaagtgttttgtttagatgttacatatgttttgctatggtttcaagtgttttttgcaagtgtttcatctgtcttcttttatatgttgcaagtgttgcatttggatgtttcaaaagtagatatgGTGTTGCACATATTGCTATGGCTATACGCGCATGTTTCAAGCGTTTCACCTTTttaagacgtatgttgcaagtgtttcatttggatttttcaaaagtagatcttgtgGAAGCATATGCTGCTGCTAGTGCGCCGCCGTAGGTCACCATGCCGCCGTGGGTCACCACATCACGagcctagtggtggtggtggtagtggtgcTGCATGCATGCGGGCATGTGAAATAGAGCGGGCTCGGGGTGGTCCCCGCGCATGCATGGGCTCGCGTGGCCTCTGGAGCGGGATGGGTGCATCAGGCGTGGGCTCGGGAGCACCGTCCGATGCTAGTGCCCTGGATCGGACGTCCAGGCACTAGCAAGTCCCTATATACATTGTGAATCAACGCACAAATCTATCTATAGAGATGTCAGAAATAAAGTGGCCTACAAGTTTAAGGGCCACCCATAAAAGTAAACAATTATTTCTTTTCCCTTACCATCATGTGTCAGGCAGCTCCTTGCCACGAGCTTGACGAGAGAGAGGAAGCAACAAGGCCCCTTTCCATCTCTAGATCCAGCCTCTTCGCCAAAGACCCACTGCACTACATGGCTTGGGGCTTGATCCAGTGAGAAAATTAAAGGAGGCAAGCACTCCATCTGCCTTACTCATGGTCGACTGGCCGCTCGCCTCG is from Miscanthus floridulus cultivar M001 chromosome 7, ASM1932011v1, whole genome shotgun sequence and encodes:
- the LOC136466338 gene encoding uncharacterized protein codes for the protein MKRLTKVLMDGGSGLNIMTETLTFKVVGFHGTYHAILECPCYTKFMDVPNYNYPKLKMSGPYGVITIGTSFQRAYECEVECFEHAATIVSFKELTAIREEVAEEAPDPKRITKSFEPIEGTKEVLIDPSDPKGKVVRIGTMLSFE